In one Balneolales bacterium ANBcel1 genomic region, the following are encoded:
- a CDS encoding TetR/AcrR family transcriptional regulator, protein MSEVEKNTEQAIKEAARKIFQIDGYAGARMQAIADEAGINKMMLHYYFRSKQHLFDVIFEEDYTTLMAPLAVILRNPELHVEDQIITFVRRYHDTMITHPRLPLFVVHEFSKNPHKVLEMAQKSIPVSKSEEPGHPGLSATTFMDQIDEGKARGHYHPDVDAGQLAVSMLGMCTYAFISRISVQTAYELTDEQYDKFLEERKEHVIDHTFRILMTTDYYEQWKEKNQKEKKNRST, encoded by the coding sequence ATGAGTGAAGTCGAAAAAAATACGGAACAAGCAATAAAAGAAGCGGCACGAAAAATTTTCCAGATTGACGGGTACGCGGGTGCCCGGATGCAGGCGATTGCCGATGAAGCGGGCATTAACAAGATGATGCTTCACTACTATTTCCGTAGCAAGCAGCATCTTTTTGATGTCATCTTCGAGGAGGATTATACCACGCTGATGGCGCCGCTAGCCGTCATCCTGCGAAATCCGGAGCTGCATGTTGAGGATCAGATCATCACATTTGTGCGGCGTTATCACGATACCATGATTACGCATCCGCGGCTTCCGCTTTTTGTGGTGCATGAGTTTTCCAAAAATCCGCACAAGGTGCTGGAAATGGCACAAAAAAGCATTCCGGTCAGCAAAAGCGAAGAACCGGGGCATCCCGGCCTCAGCGCTACCACATTCATGGATCAGATCGATGAAGGCAAGGCCCGGGGCCATTACCATCCGGATGTCGATGCGGGTCAGCTGGCCGTCAGCATGCTGGGGATGTGCACTTATGCTTTTATTTCCAGGATTTCGGTCCAGACAGCCTATGAACTGACTGATGAGCAGTACGACAAGTTCCTGGAGGAACGCAAGGAGCACGTGATAGACCACACCTTCCGGATTCTCATGACAACAGACTATTACGAGCAGTGGAAGGAAAAAAATCAGAAGGAGAAAAAGAACAGATCAACCTGA
- a CDS encoding glycoside hydrolase family 2 TIM barrel-domain containing protein, protein MKSSSVCSVPTFVILFLFVAAAACNTAGIDTADRQPHPDWENPEMIGVNKEDPHATLVPYSSREAALTMDRSNSPYVRTLSGDWQFHWAPNPSERPSGFYSNDFDSGDWDLLRVPSNWQLEGFGSPIYINFGFPFPTNPPYVDHEQNEVGSYLKTFEIPDDWDGREVFLHFEGVNGAFYLWVNGEKAGYSQGSKTPAEFNITEYLRDGENSVALEVYRWSDASYLEDQDRWRWSGIYRDVFLFSTPKTHIRDFFAHAELDEEYRHAHLTIDVEIARYVNERASDDGASPGEAHRLSVELVDNAGRTVTTDPAMQMPVPDIEAGSLQTVSLEAHIENPKKWTAETPNLYTLLLTLWDEAGEPTEILSHQFGFRQIEIRNTQLLVNGEPILLKGVNRHEHDPFTGRAISRDSMIAEIKLMKQHNINAVRTAHYPNDPVWYELADRYGLYLVNEANIESHDSWYVVDPYLADRPVWRETHLDRIRSVVHRDKNHPSVIIWSLGNESGIGQNLVDGANWIREFDPTRPVHYLWDWPMETWVTEATDLAVPMYAGIQQIQAYAENDPEMPLILCEYAHAMGNSVGNLQDYWDTIKAYDVLQGGFIWDWVDQGLAKTDDQGETYWAYGGDFGEEVHDGNFCINGIVMPDREPSPAMPEVKKVYQDIHVRMPDDAGAGRFEVFNEYFFRDLDFVDARWTVTEDGHVIAEGMATLPEIKPQTSGEIQVPLTNIAMDPASEYILTLSFMLADDHKWAPAGHLVAWDQFILQDGEYSDPFGAVTDAGNGSDLSLEEEERHYVISGETFRAYIDRETGALVRWTVDGHEMLTAPLVPNFWRAHTDNDDANGHGLAHLLAEWENAAENRELTDIKTRQDENGHVTVTTEFRIPVGDASYTNTYEFDANGRIRIGTAINPDPDHEPMMRLGMQTRIPDAMERTTWYGRGPHETYEDRKTGAQIGIYDLHTRDLAVDYVRPQENANRTDVRWVEFRDADGLGFKVSGTPQLNFSAWPYSQQELDEATHTYQLKGDRDYFTLNLDYGQMGVGGDNSWSEGARPHPQYRLEARPYTYTITLEPLVAK, encoded by the coding sequence ATGAAATCATCATCCGTATGTTCGGTTCCCACTTTTGTCATTTTGTTCCTCTTTGTAGCAGCAGCTGCCTGCAATACTGCCGGGATCGATACCGCCGACCGTCAACCCCACCCTGACTGGGAAAACCCGGAGATGATTGGCGTTAACAAGGAGGATCCTCACGCCACCCTTGTTCCGTATTCCAGCCGGGAAGCCGCGTTAACCATGGATCGAAGCAACTCTCCCTATGTCCGCACTCTCAGCGGTGACTGGCAGTTTCATTGGGCGCCGAATCCTTCGGAACGCCCCTCCGGTTTTTACAGCAACGATTTTGATTCGGGCGACTGGGACCTGCTTCGGGTCCCTTCCAACTGGCAGCTGGAAGGTTTTGGAAGCCCGATATACATCAATTTCGGATTTCCCTTTCCAACCAATCCACCCTACGTGGATCATGAACAAAACGAGGTCGGATCCTACCTTAAGACCTTCGAGATTCCGGACGACTGGGACGGACGCGAGGTCTTTCTCCATTTTGAGGGTGTGAATGGCGCATTTTATCTGTGGGTCAACGGCGAGAAAGCCGGCTACAGCCAGGGCAGTAAAACACCGGCCGAATTTAACATCACCGAATACCTTCGGGACGGCGAAAACAGTGTCGCATTGGAGGTTTACCGCTGGTCGGATGCCAGCTATCTGGAAGACCAGGACCGCTGGCGCTGGAGCGGGATTTATCGGGATGTATTCCTTTTCTCAACGCCCAAAACGCACATCCGGGATTTCTTTGCCCATGCCGAGCTGGACGAAGAGTATCGCCACGCACATTTGACGATTGATGTCGAAATCGCGCGTTATGTGAACGAACGTGCATCGGATGATGGCGCTTCCCCTGGTGAAGCACATCGCCTGTCGGTCGAGCTGGTCGATAATGCGGGCCGCACCGTGACCACCGACCCGGCTATGCAGATGCCTGTACCGGATATTGAAGCGGGATCCCTGCAGACCGTCTCCCTGGAAGCGCACATCGAAAATCCCAAAAAGTGGACCGCGGAAACACCGAATCTCTACACCCTGCTGCTCACGCTTTGGGATGAGGCCGGAGAACCAACCGAAATCCTCAGCCACCAATTCGGGTTCCGGCAAATTGAAATCCGTAACACACAGCTGCTTGTCAACGGAGAACCGATCCTCCTAAAAGGGGTCAATCGCCATGAGCATGATCCGTTTACCGGGCGGGCGATCTCGCGCGACAGTATGATCGCCGAGATCAAGCTCATGAAACAGCACAATATCAATGCGGTTCGCACGGCACACTACCCGAACGATCCGGTCTGGTACGAGCTTGCCGATCGCTACGGCCTGTATCTGGTCAACGAAGCGAATATCGAGTCGCACGACTCCTGGTATGTGGTAGATCCGTACCTGGCCGATCGGCCCGTCTGGCGAGAAACGCATCTGGACCGCATCCGATCCGTCGTACACCGGGATAAAAATCATCCCTCCGTGATTATCTGGTCACTGGGTAATGAGTCCGGAATTGGCCAAAACCTGGTGGACGGCGCCAACTGGATCCGGGAATTCGATCCCACACGGCCTGTCCATTATCTTTGGGACTGGCCCATGGAAACGTGGGTGACGGAGGCGACCGATCTGGCCGTGCCGATGTACGCGGGTATTCAACAAATTCAGGCCTATGCCGAAAACGATCCCGAAATGCCTCTCATTTTGTGTGAGTACGCGCATGCGATGGGCAACAGCGTCGGCAATCTCCAGGATTATTGGGATACCATCAAGGCCTATGACGTGCTTCAGGGTGGATTCATCTGGGACTGGGTGGATCAGGGCCTGGCCAAAACCGATGATCAGGGCGAAACATATTGGGCCTACGGAGGCGATTTCGGGGAAGAAGTCCATGACGGGAATTTTTGCATCAACGGCATAGTAATGCCCGACCGCGAACCCAGTCCGGCTATGCCGGAAGTCAAAAAAGTGTACCAGGACATTCATGTGCGGATGCCTGATGATGCCGGCGCCGGCCGATTCGAGGTCTTTAACGAGTACTTTTTCCGGGATCTGGACTTCGTGGATGCCCGATGGACCGTGACGGAAGACGGACATGTGATTGCTGAGGGCATGGCAACGCTGCCCGAGATCAAGCCGCAAACGTCCGGTGAGATTCAGGTTCCGCTGACCAACATCGCCATGGACCCGGCATCCGAATATATTTTAACGCTCTCTTTCATGCTGGCGGATGATCACAAATGGGCACCGGCGGGCCACCTGGTTGCCTGGGATCAGTTCATTTTGCAGGATGGGGAGTACAGCGATCCATTTGGCGCTGTTACCGATGCGGGAAACGGGTCTGATCTGTCACTTGAAGAGGAGGAGCGTCATTATGTGATCTCCGGAGAGACGTTTCGTGCGTATATCGACCGGGAGACGGGCGCGCTCGTTCGCTGGACCGTCGACGGCCATGAGATGCTTACCGCGCCTCTTGTTCCAAATTTCTGGCGGGCACACACCGACAATGACGATGCCAATGGCCATGGTCTTGCCCATCTGCTTGCCGAGTGGGAGAATGCCGCCGAAAACCGGGAGTTGACAGATATCAAAACCCGTCAGGATGAAAACGGCCATGTCACAGTCACAACCGAATTCCGTATTCCTGTTGGGGATGCAAGTTACACCAATACATACGAGTTCGATGCCAACGGACGGATTCGCATAGGAACAGCGATCAACCCGGACCCGGATCATGAGCCCATGATGCGGCTGGGCATGCAAACCCGCATACCTGACGCGATGGAACGAACGACCTGGTATGGGCGCGGGCCTCATGAAACATACGAGGACCGTAAAACCGGGGCACAAATCGGCATTTACGACCTGCACACACGTGATCTTGCCGTCGACTATGTCAGGCCGCAGGAAAACGCCAACCGTACCGATGTTCGCTGGGTGGAGTTTCGTGATGCCGACGGACTCGGCTTTAAAGTCTCAGGCACACCACAGTTGAATTTCAGTGCCTGGCCCTACAGCCAGCAGGAGCTTGACGAAGCCACCCACACCTATCAGCTCAAGGGTGATCGCGATTACTTCACACTCAACCTGGATTACGGACAAATGGGTGTCGGGGGCGACAATTCGTGGTCGGAGGGAGCCAGGCCGCATCCGCAGTACCGGCTCGAGGCGCGGCCCTATACCTACACGATCACACTCGAACCGTTAGTTGCGAAGTAA
- a CDS encoding ABC transporter permease, with translation MLIYIKLAWRNIWRKRRRTLITVSAIVFAVIAAIMMQSVNRGSYEMIIDRTVSFSTGYIQLQDYRFDDESSLDNAFYYDEEIRDQVLGADERITHLIPRIETFMLAANGGYTRGSVVLGVDLEKEHRFNNFRDYLDDGRFFEPGEQAVVIGSGLSDRLQLAAGDTLILIGQGRFGMSASGLFEISGVIRHPIRDLDNMAVYMPLESAQWLLSAEDHLTALLISPERERQTGSVAASLKSEFEDGELVVLTWPELMPELLELMELDLAGPRFITLVLYIVIGFGFLGTVLTMTMERLREFGVLLSIGMKRGRLCAVVFLETLFISIIGVLAGMAAAWGILWLINPIRLSGDAAVALLDMGFEPLLPMSFAADQFYMQGFYVFLIAMVVFLFPLVKISRLNILDAARS, from the coding sequence ATGCTTATCTATATCAAACTCGCCTGGCGAAATATCTGGCGCAAGCGCAGACGCACATTGATCACCGTCTCCGCCATTGTCTTTGCCGTGATTGCCGCCATCATGATGCAGTCGGTAAACCGAGGCAGTTATGAGATGATTATCGATCGCACGGTTAGCTTCAGTACCGGATATATCCAGCTGCAGGATTACCGTTTTGATGACGAATCGTCTCTCGATAATGCGTTTTACTACGACGAGGAGATCCGCGATCAGGTTCTTGGCGCGGATGAACGTATCACACATCTGATTCCGAGAATCGAAACCTTCATGTTGGCCGCCAACGGTGGGTATACCCGCGGTTCGGTAGTGCTGGGCGTCGACCTGGAAAAAGAGCATCGCTTTAACAACTTCCGCGACTATCTGGATGACGGCCGTTTTTTTGAGCCGGGAGAGCAGGCTGTCGTAATTGGAAGCGGATTGTCCGACCGCCTGCAGCTTGCAGCCGGGGATACCCTGATCCTGATCGGGCAGGGCCGGTTTGGCATGTCGGCCAGCGGCCTGTTTGAAATTTCCGGCGTGATACGGCATCCGATTCGTGATTTGGACAACATGGCGGTGTACATGCCTCTGGAAAGCGCGCAGTGGCTGTTATCTGCAGAAGACCACCTCACCGCATTGCTGATTTCTCCGGAACGGGAGCGGCAGACAGGCAGCGTAGCCGCCTCGTTGAAAAGTGAATTTGAAGACGGGGAGCTGGTTGTTCTGACCTGGCCCGAGCTTATGCCCGAACTTTTGGAATTGATGGAGCTGGACCTTGCCGGTCCGCGGTTTATCACGCTTGTCCTTTATATCGTCATCGGATTCGGATTTCTGGGAACGGTACTGACGATGACCATGGAGCGACTCCGTGAGTTCGGCGTACTTTTGTCGATCGGGATGAAGCGCGGGCGCCTGTGTGCCGTAGTCTTCCTCGAGACGCTCTTCATCAGTATCATCGGTGTGCTGGCCGGTATGGCGGCGGCCTGGGGGATTCTCTGGCTCATCAATCCGATCCGGCTGAGCGGGGATGCCGCCGTAGCCCTGCTTGACATGGGCTTTGAACCGCTGCTGCCCATGTCTTTTGCCGCCGATCAGTTTTACATGCAGGGTTTTTATGTGTTTCTGATCGCCATGGTGGTGTTTCTATTTCCACTGGTAAAAATATCCCGGCTGAATATTCTTGATGCAGCGAGGAGCTGA
- a CDS encoding glycoside hydrolase family 97 protein encodes MKILKRVRSGFLLFTVSLLTLQISEAATAGMVDNEVVLRSPDGLLVATVTIGADIRWTITHDGDLILDESSIAMHLDDGTTFGANPVLTDVSERSADEVIHTRLYKKSEVPDRFNELALSFEGDFGLIFRAYDDGAAYRFVTSHDGELTIRWEDVAFNFAENHVGHIPYLETPEGVRYSSSFESFYNPFPLTEFDPERLSHLPLVIEVGDKRAALLEVDVEDYPGMFIVPSRTHEYGLSAHFARHSLEELQSGYNNLQLFSTKRANYIARTDGDRVFPWRAVVVANEDAELLDNDMVFRLASPSRIDDDSWIREGQLAWDWWNDWNISGVDFEAGINTETYKHYIDFAAENGIAYILLDEGWSIESNNLMETIPEIDLEAIIAHGKANNVDVLLWAGWVPVHRDMEEIFALYAGMGVRGFKIDFMDRNDQFVINFHYRAARKAAKYEMLVNYHGTYPPTGLQRTWPNAITYEGVRGLEYHKWEDEDLTSNNVAIPFTRMLAGPMDYTPGGMRNANRHNFRPVHSMPMTQGTRCHQLAMYVMYESPLAMLADNPSAYRAEQESVDFITSIPTVFDETVPLAGKIGEYAAIARRNGDNWYVGAMTNWDGKELTLDFSFLPEGEYEAVIFRDGVNANRDARDYVREVKLVTNTDRISVSMASGGGWVARLVPIR; translated from the coding sequence ATGAAAATTTTGAAGAGGGTACGATCAGGGTTCTTGCTGTTTACCGTCAGTTTACTGACGCTGCAAATCAGCGAAGCGGCAACAGCCGGTATGGTTGATAACGAGGTTGTGCTGAGATCACCAGACGGACTCCTGGTCGCGACAGTCACGATCGGAGCCGATATCCGCTGGACCATCACCCACGACGGGGATCTTATTCTGGACGAATCGTCCATCGCCATGCATCTGGATGACGGCACGACATTTGGCGCGAATCCGGTACTTACCGACGTGTCCGAGCGCTCGGCGGACGAAGTCATCCACACCCGCCTGTACAAAAAAAGCGAGGTGCCCGACCGTTTCAACGAATTGGCACTTTCGTTTGAAGGAGACTTCGGACTCATTTTTCGCGCCTATGACGATGGCGCCGCCTACCGGTTTGTGACTTCACATGACGGAGAACTGACCATCCGGTGGGAGGATGTGGCTTTCAACTTCGCGGAAAACCATGTCGGACATATCCCCTACCTGGAGACTCCGGAAGGAGTACGCTACTCAAGCTCCTTCGAGAGTTTTTATAATCCGTTTCCATTGACGGAATTTGATCCGGAAAGGTTGTCCCACCTTCCACTGGTGATTGAAGTTGGCGACAAACGGGCCGCACTTTTGGAGGTCGATGTCGAGGATTATCCGGGCATGTTCATCGTCCCAAGCAGAACGCATGAGTATGGACTTTCCGCTCATTTTGCGCGTCACTCACTGGAGGAGCTGCAAAGCGGCTACAATAATCTCCAGCTCTTTTCCACCAAACGCGCCAATTATATTGCCCGAACCGACGGGGATCGCGTTTTCCCGTGGCGTGCCGTCGTCGTGGCCAATGAGGATGCCGAGCTGCTGGACAATGACATGGTATTCAGACTTGCATCTCCTTCACGTATTGACGACGATTCGTGGATCCGCGAAGGACAGCTTGCCTGGGACTGGTGGAACGACTGGAACATCTCCGGAGTGGATTTTGAAGCCGGTATCAACACCGAAACGTACAAGCATTACATCGATTTCGCCGCCGAGAACGGCATCGCATACATCCTTCTGGACGAAGGGTGGTCCATTGAGAGCAATAATTTGATGGAGACGATTCCGGAGATCGATCTCGAAGCGATTATCGCTCATGGAAAGGCAAATAATGTGGATGTATTGCTCTGGGCCGGATGGGTTCCGGTGCACCGGGACATGGAGGAAATCTTTGCCCTTTATGCCGGGATGGGCGTCAGGGGATTCAAGATCGACTTTATGGACCGGAACGACCAGTTCGTCATCAACTTCCATTATCGCGCAGCCCGAAAGGCGGCTAAGTATGAGATGCTGGTGAACTACCACGGGACGTATCCCCCCACCGGCCTGCAGCGTACCTGGCCGAATGCCATCACCTATGAAGGAGTGCGGGGCCTGGAGTATCATAAATGGGAGGATGAGGATCTTACATCTAACAATGTGGCAATTCCGTTCACCCGAATGCTGGCGGGTCCGATGGATTATACCCCCGGCGGTATGCGCAACGCGAATCGTCATAACTTCCGGCCGGTTCACTCGATGCCGATGACCCAGGGCACGCGATGCCATCAGCTGGCGATGTATGTGATGTACGAGTCACCGCTGGCGATGCTCGCCGATAACCCAAGCGCCTACAGAGCCGAACAGGAAAGCGTGGATTTCATCACATCCATTCCCACGGTGTTTGACGAAACGGTTCCGCTTGCCGGAAAGATTGGCGAGTATGCCGCTATTGCCCGCCGTAACGGAGACAACTGGTATGTCGGAGCAATGACCAACTGGGATGGCAAGGAGCTGACGCTTGATTTCTCGTTTCTGCCGGAGGGTGAGTACGAAGCGGTGATTTTCCGGGACGGAGTGAATGCAAACCGGGACGCGCGTGATTATGTGCGTGAGGTGAAGCTTGTCACAAACACCGACCGGATATCTGTTTCGATGGCAAGCGGCGGTGGATGGGTGGCCAGGCTTGTTCCGATCCGCTAA
- a CDS encoding outer membrane lipoprotein-sorting protein: MFYKTITKSILLICLLAAMPLADARGQSQGPAEIIDRMEQVMRGNSNYAEMTMRIERPRYQREVSMRSWMLGRDYSMIIITAPSRDEGTAFLMRENDIWNYDPRIDRTIRLPSSMMAQSWMGSDFTNDDLVRDSDTVEDFEHEILRTGEYEGRNAWVIRLIPKPDTPIVWGKVKMWICTDTYVQLRVENYDQQEELVNTMKLDEIRTMNDREIPTRITVIPAGKENEQTILVYEKLEFDIDIDRRFFTQQNMQRQR; the protein is encoded by the coding sequence ATGTTTTACAAAACTATTACCAAATCCATTTTGCTGATCTGCCTGCTGGCTGCGATGCCGTTAGCCGACGCCCGGGGGCAGAGTCAGGGCCCCGCCGAAATCATTGACCGGATGGAGCAGGTTATGCGCGGCAATTCCAACTACGCCGAAATGACCATGCGTATCGAGCGGCCCCGCTACCAGCGGGAAGTGTCCATGCGTTCGTGGATGCTTGGCCGCGACTACTCCATGATCATCATCACCGCGCCGTCGCGTGATGAGGGAACCGCCTTTCTGATGCGTGAAAACGATATCTGGAACTACGACCCGCGCATCGACCGCACCATCCGTCTCCCGTCTTCCATGATGGCGCAATCCTGGATGGGGTCCGATTTCACCAACGACGACCTGGTGCGCGACTCCGACACCGTTGAGGATTTTGAGCATGAGATTCTCCGGACCGGGGAGTATGAGGGCAGAAACGCCTGGGTCATTCGCCTTATCCCCAAACCCGATACCCCGATCGTCTGGGGCAAGGTAAAAATGTGGATCTGCACCGACACGTATGTTCAGTTGCGTGTTGAGAACTACGACCAGCAGGAGGAGCTGGTCAATACCATGAAGCTGGATGAGATTCGCACCATGAATGACCGCGAAATACCCACCCGGATTACGGTAATTCCTGCCGGCAAGGAGAATGAACAGACCATCCTGGTCTATGAGAAACTGGAATTCGATATTGATATCGACCGCCGCTTCTTTACCCAGCAGAATATGCAGCGCCAACGCTAA